A section of the Pseudomonas fluorescens genome encodes:
- a CDS encoding glucan biosynthesis protein G, whose protein sequence is MIVSPCNAPKLSAKRLRNALVTGSALFCLFGAGQLWAFSLDDVSAKAKELAGQKYEAPRSNLPNEFREMKFADYQKIRFRNEKAEWADQKTPFKLSFYHQGMHFDTPVKINEVTATDVKEIKYDPTRFDFGDVKFDPKATDQLGYAGFRVLYPINKDDKQDEIMTMLGASYFRVVGKDQVYGLSARGMAIDTALPSGEEFPRFTEFWIERPKPGDKHLVIFALLDSPRATGAYRLILRPGTDTIVDVKSQMFLRDRVSKLGVAPLTSMFLFGANQPSKVLNYRRELHDSSGLSIHAGNGEWIWRPLNNPKHLSVSNFSVENPRGFGLLQRGRNFSQYEDLDDNYDKRPSAWIEPEGDWGKGSVDLVEIPTADETNDNIVAFWSPAELPKPGEPLNVAYRLHWTLNDAPFHSPESAWVKQTLRSTGDVKQSNLIRQPDGSVAYLVDFEGPSLKALKPDAAVRSQVSVGENGEIVENSVRYNPHTKGWRLTLRLKIKDAGKPTEMRAALVQDIVKAEPEQASTQVLKADKVLAKQHEKQAKKDAKDKQDKQPEAAPATPEPVKTEQVLTETWSNQLPADE, encoded by the coding sequence GTGATTGTTAGTCCCTGTAATGCACCAAAATTGTCTGCCAAACGGTTACGAAACGCACTGGTGACGGGCTCTGCCCTGTTTTGCCTGTTCGGCGCGGGTCAACTGTGGGCATTCAGTCTGGATGATGTGTCGGCCAAGGCAAAAGAGCTGGCCGGGCAGAAATACGAAGCCCCGCGCAGCAATCTGCCGAACGAATTCCGCGAAATGAAGTTCGCTGACTACCAGAAAATTCGTTTCCGCAATGAAAAAGCCGAGTGGGCCGATCAGAAAACCCCGTTCAAGCTGTCCTTCTATCACCAGGGCATGCACTTCGATACGCCGGTGAAGATCAACGAAGTCACGGCGACCGACGTCAAGGAAATCAAGTACGACCCGACGCGTTTCGATTTCGGCGACGTCAAGTTTGATCCCAAAGCCACCGATCAGTTGGGTTATGCCGGCTTTCGTGTGCTGTACCCGATCAACAAGGACGACAAGCAAGACGAAATCATGACCATGCTCGGCGCCAGCTATTTCCGCGTCGTGGGCAAGGATCAGGTCTACGGCCTGTCCGCCCGTGGCATGGCGATCGATACTGCGTTGCCGTCCGGCGAAGAGTTCCCGCGTTTCACCGAGTTCTGGATCGAGCGTCCAAAGCCGGGCGACAAGCACCTGGTGATCTTTGCCCTGCTGGACTCGCCACGGGCCACCGGCGCGTATCGCCTGATCCTGCGCCCGGGCACCGACACCATTGTTGACGTCAAGTCGCAGATGTTCCTGCGCGACAGGGTCAGCAAACTGGGCGTGGCCCCGTTGACCAGCATGTTCCTGTTCGGCGCGAACCAGCCGTCCAAGGTCCTCAACTACCGCCGTGAACTGCACGATTCCAGCGGTCTGTCGATCCATGCCGGTAACGGCGAGTGGATCTGGCGCCCGCTGAACAACCCCAAACACCTGTCGGTCAGCAACTTCTCGGTAGAAAACCCGCGTGGTTTCGGCCTGTTGCAACGCGGTCGCAACTTCAGCCAGTACGAAGACCTCGACGACAACTACGACAAGCGTCCAAGCGCCTGGATCGAGCCTGAAGGCGACTGGGGCAAGGGTTCGGTCGATCTGGTAGAGATTCCGACCGCCGATGAAACCAACGACAACATCGTTGCGTTCTGGAGCCCGGCCGAACTGCCCAAGCCGGGTGAGCCGCTCAACGTGGCCTACCGTCTGCACTGGACCCTGAACGACGCGCCGTTCCACTCGCCAGAGAGCGCCTGGGTCAAGCAGACCCTGCGTTCTACCGGTGACGTGAAACAATCGAACCTGATCCGCCAACCAGATGGCAGCGTGGCCTACCTGGTGGACTTCGAGGGCCCCTCCCTCAAGGCCCTCAAGCCAGATGCGGCAGTGCGCAGCCAGGTCAGCGTCGGTGAAAACGGCGAAATCGTGGAAAACAGCGTGCGCTACAACCCGCACACCAAAGGCTGGCGTTTGACCCTGCGCTTGAAGATCAAGGATGCAGGCAAGCCGACCGAAATGCGTGCGGCCCTGGTCCAGGACATCGTCAAGGCCGAGCCAGAGCAGGCTTCCACCCAGGTTCTGAAGGCTGACAAGGTCTTGGCCAAGCAGCACGAAAAACAGGCCAAGAAAGACGCCAAGGATAAGCAAGACAAGCAGCCAGAAGCTGCCCCAGCCACCCCGGAACCGGTCAAGACAGAGCAAGTCCTGACCGAAACCTGGAGCAATCAGTTGCCTGCCGATGAGTAA
- a CDS encoding transporter substrate-binding domain-containing protein gives MIKGYWSMLLLGIFAWVHVQMAQAGAIDEAVRRGALKVGTDPNYVPFEMTDKHGRVIGFEADLLEEMSKALGVTLEWIPVAYNELIPGLLAGRFDMIGSGMTVTQERNLQLNFSDSFIIVGQTVLLHPRLAGKVSSVEDLNEAGYRIAATEGTTGEAAARRFLGAAQLRSFATAEEGVRQVVSGEVDAFIHDAPYNLIALAKPQNRELLALEQPFTYEPLAFGVQKGDYDSLNWINHFLNQIAQDGTYDRLHDKWFRDTDWLSEIE, from the coding sequence ATGATCAAGGGTTATTGGTCGATGCTGTTGCTGGGCATATTCGCATGGGTGCATGTGCAGATGGCACAGGCAGGCGCCATCGATGAGGCCGTGCGGCGCGGGGCACTGAAAGTAGGGACCGATCCCAACTACGTGCCCTTTGAAATGACCGACAAACACGGGCGTGTCATTGGCTTTGAAGCCGACCTGCTGGAAGAAATGAGCAAAGCCCTGGGGGTGACGCTGGAATGGATCCCGGTGGCCTACAACGAACTGATCCCGGGCCTGCTGGCCGGCCGGTTCGACATGATCGGCAGCGGCATGACCGTGACCCAGGAGCGCAACCTGCAGCTCAACTTCAGTGATTCATTCATCATTGTCGGTCAGACTGTCCTGCTCCACCCGCGCCTGGCCGGCAAGGTCAGCAGCGTTGAAGACTTGAACGAAGCCGGCTATCGGATCGCCGCAACGGAAGGCACTACGGGCGAAGCAGCAGCGCGGCGCTTCCTGGGGGCTGCACAGCTGCGCAGCTTTGCCACGGCAGAGGAAGGCGTACGCCAGGTGGTCAGCGGTGAGGTAGATGCGTTTATCCATGATGCGCCCTATAACCTGATCGCCCTGGCCAAGCCGCAAAACCGTGAGCTGCTGGCCCTGGAGCAGCCCTTCACCTATGAGCCCCTGGCGTTCGGGGTGCAGAAGGGCGATTACGACAGCCTGAACTGGATCAACCACTTCCTCAATCAGATTGCCCAGGACGGCACCTACGATCGGCTGCATGACAAGTGGTTCCGGGACACGGACTGGCTCTCGGAGATCGAATGA
- a CDS encoding transporter substrate-binding domain-containing protein — MKKYLSMLMLGVTALLAVNTAQAGAIDEAVKRGTLKVGMDPTYMPFEMTNKRGEIIGFEVDLLKAMAKSMGVKLELVSTGYDGIIPAFLTGKFDMIGSGMTLTQERNLRLNFSEPFIVVGQTLLIRKELEGTIKSYKDLNDEKYRLTSKLGTTGEMVAKKLISKAKYHGYDNEQEGVLDVVNGKADAFVYDAPYNVVAEKKVGNGKLVYLEEPFTYEPLAFGLKKGDYDSINFINNFLHQIRNDGTYDRIHDKWFKSSEWLKDME, encoded by the coding sequence ATGAAAAAGTATCTTTCGATGCTGATGCTCGGCGTGACGGCCCTGCTGGCAGTCAATACGGCCCAGGCCGGGGCGATTGACGAAGCGGTCAAGCGCGGCACCTTGAAAGTCGGTATGGACCCGACCTATATGCCGTTCGAGATGACCAACAAGCGCGGCGAAATCATTGGTTTCGAAGTCGACCTGCTCAAGGCGATGGCCAAGTCCATGGGCGTCAAGCTGGAGCTGGTCTCCACCGGCTACGACGGCATTATCCCGGCTTTCCTCACCGGCAAGTTCGACATGATCGGCAGCGGCATGACTCTGACCCAGGAGCGCAACCTGCGCCTGAACTTCAGCGAACCGTTCATCGTAGTTGGCCAGACCCTGCTGATTCGCAAGGAGCTGGAAGGCACCATCAAGTCCTACAAAGACTTGAATGACGAGAAATACCGCCTGACCTCCAAGCTCGGCACTACCGGCGAGATGGTGGCCAAGAAACTGATCTCCAAGGCCAAGTACCACGGCTACGACAACGAGCAGGAAGGTGTGCTTGATGTGGTCAACGGCAAGGCCGACGCCTTTGTCTACGACGCGCCGTACAACGTGGTTGCCGAGAAAAAAGTCGGCAATGGCAAGCTGGTGTACCTCGAAGAACCCTTCACCTACGAGCCTTTGGCATTCGGCCTGAAGAAGGGCGACTACGACAGCATCAACTTTATCAACAACTTCCTGCACCAGATCCGTAACGACGGCACCTACGATCGCATCCATGACAAGTGGTTCAAGAGCTCCGAGTGGCTCAAGGACATGGAATAA
- a CDS encoding amino acid ABC transporter permease — MKQKKAQWPWHLLTVLVLVGMAGALYYATSLMSYEWRWNRVPQYFAYQAEESKRAADISTVVELVRKGDVAEVTLRNDAGAEQHLTVAENSLQVARGDDVAEGDVIGVTRHWALGPLMWGLWTTLWLSLVSGVLGLFIGLATGLCRLSSNPTLRDLSTIYVELVRGTPLLVQIFIFYFFIGTVLNLSREFAGIAALSLFTGAYVAEIVRAGVQSIARGQGEAARSLGLSASQSMRHVVLPQAFKRVLPPLAGQFISLVKDTSLVSVIAITELLKSGREVITTSFSPFEILFCVAGLYLLINLPLSKMASRLERRLAQSD, encoded by the coding sequence ATGAAACAGAAAAAAGCCCAATGGCCCTGGCACCTGCTGACGGTGCTGGTGCTGGTCGGCATGGCCGGCGCGTTGTACTACGCTACCTCGCTGATGTCCTACGAATGGCGCTGGAACCGCGTGCCGCAATACTTCGCCTACCAGGCTGAAGAGTCCAAGCGGGCGGCGGACATTTCCACGGTGGTCGAGTTGGTGCGCAAGGGCGACGTGGCTGAAGTCACCCTGCGCAATGACGCGGGCGCCGAGCAGCACCTGACGGTGGCCGAAAACAGCCTGCAAGTGGCCCGTGGCGATGATGTGGCCGAAGGCGATGTGATCGGTGTAACCCGGCATTGGGCACTGGGCCCTTTGATGTGGGGCTTGTGGACCACCCTGTGGTTGTCCCTGGTCTCGGGGGTACTGGGCCTGTTTATCGGCCTGGCGACAGGCCTGTGTCGTTTGTCGAGTAACCCGACTTTGCGTGATCTGTCGACGATCTACGTCGAACTGGTACGCGGTACGCCGCTACTGGTGCAGATCTTCATCTTCTATTTCTTTATCGGCACGGTCCTGAACCTGTCCCGTGAGTTCGCAGGTATCGCTGCGCTGTCGCTGTTTACCGGGGCTTATGTGGCCGAAATTGTGCGCGCCGGTGTGCAGTCGATTGCCCGTGGCCAAGGCGAAGCTGCCCGGTCCCTGGGCTTGAGTGCCAGCCAGTCGATGCGCCACGTGGTATTGCCGCAGGCCTTCAAACGCGTACTGCCGCCGTTGGCCGGGCAATTTATCAGCCTGGTCAAGGACACTTCGCTGGTCTCGGTGATCGCCATTACCGAGCTGCTCAAGAGTGGCCGTGAAGTCATCACCACCTCGTTCTCGCCGTTTGAAATCCTGTTCTGTGTCGCAGGCCTGTACCTGCTGATCAACCTGCCGCTGTCGAAAATGGCCAGCCGGCTTGAGCGGAGGCTCGCCCAAAGTGATTGA
- a CDS encoding amino acid ABC transporter ATP-binding protein has product MIEVRDLVKVFDTRGHVVRAVDHVTTQVAKGEVLVVIGPSGSGKSTFLRCLNGLEAFDSGSVSIDGLQLADPKTDVNAYRREVGMVFQHFNLFPHMTVLENLCLAQKVVRKRGKKEREAKALALLEKVGIAQKANEFPSRLSGGQQQRVAIARALAMEPKVMLFDEPTSALDPEMVGEVLDVMKTLALEGMTMVCVTHEMGFAREVADRVLFFDHGKLLEDAAPAQFFDAPKDPRAQAFLRQVL; this is encoded by the coding sequence GTGATTGAAGTCCGCGATCTGGTAAAAGTCTTCGACACCCGTGGGCATGTGGTCCGCGCGGTGGATCACGTCACCACCCAGGTGGCCAAGGGCGAAGTGCTGGTAGTGATCGGTCCGTCCGGTTCCGGCAAGTCGACATTCCTGCGCTGCCTCAATGGCCTGGAAGCGTTCGATTCGGGCTCGGTGAGCATCGATGGCCTGCAACTGGCCGACCCCAAGACTGATGTAAACGCCTATCGTCGTGAAGTCGGCATGGTGTTCCAGCACTTCAACCTGTTCCCGCACATGACCGTGCTGGAGAACCTGTGCCTGGCACAGAAAGTCGTGCGCAAGCGCGGCAAGAAAGAGCGTGAGGCCAAGGCCCTGGCGTTGCTGGAGAAGGTCGGCATTGCACAGAAAGCCAATGAGTTCCCCTCGCGGCTTTCCGGTGGCCAGCAGCAACGTGTGGCGATTGCCCGGGCGTTGGCGATGGAGCCTAAGGTCATGCTGTTTGACGAGCCTACCTCGGCGCTGGACCCGGAAATGGTTGGTGAGGTGCTGGACGTCATGAAGACCCTGGCCCTGGAAGGGATGACCATGGTCTGCGTCACCCACGAAATGGGCTTTGCCCGGGAAGTGGCGGATCGGGTGTTGTTCTTCGATCACGGCAAACTGCTGGAAGATGCTGCGCCCGCGCAGTTCTTCGATGCGCCGAAGGACCCGCGGGCACAGGCGTTTTTGCGTCAGGTTCTGTAA
- a CDS encoding methyl-accepting chemotaxis protein → MFRRMSHLLGNASVTLKLASGFALVLALSLVIALTGWQALAASLYRSQTLTVLSQLAVTGEELRTDRILYRTLDDAENFDRLNLSMEKVEAYLGELSNRLKILKSIQYLQNMARIGDTFKTTLKDVPAQVKQRETAREQLRQSSIRASDLLAQLASNLPDQEDEKALDAIENLRQAMEQAAERAGSPAWAASSLDTYAQTVSDAVRSLEQALATVAKLPVDSTALSDAVLRLRTHLTRLKETQLTIETSQNQLEQQLDQLLAQSDLLSQDQTQRRDQEAEQARNRTLAITGAALLFGALAAWTIAGQIVKPLRRALAVANHIADGDLSHDIQTRRRDELGQLQCSMAQMTLNLRGLIGSISDNARQIASAAEELSAVTEQTRTGVNNQREETEQVATAMNQMLATAQEVARHAEQASIAASQANQQTELGDQVVTDAVTHIEHLAHEMARSSQAMLGLQRESQKIGSVLEVIKSVSQQTNLLALNAAIEAARAGEAGQGFAVVADEVRSLAQRTQQSAEEIEELIGGLHSGTQQVADIMDNSRTLTDRSVSLTRNAGDALTEIARTVLVIQEMNPQIAAAAEQQSAVAEEINRSVLKVRDVSEQTATASEQTATASIELARLGTNLQQCVGKFKV, encoded by the coding sequence ATGTTCCGTCGAATGAGTCATCTGCTGGGTAACGCCAGCGTCACCCTCAAACTGGCCTCGGGTTTCGCCTTGGTTTTGGCCCTCAGTCTTGTCATCGCCCTGACCGGTTGGCAGGCGCTCGCCGCCTCGCTGTACCGTTCACAGACCCTCACTGTTCTGTCGCAACTGGCGGTAACCGGTGAAGAACTGCGCACAGACAGAATCCTTTACCGCACCCTTGACGATGCCGAGAATTTCGACAGGCTGAACCTGAGTATGGAGAAGGTCGAAGCCTACCTGGGCGAGCTTTCAAACCGCCTCAAAATACTGAAGTCCATCCAATACCTGCAAAACATGGCCCGTATTGGCGACACCTTCAAAACCACACTCAAGGATGTCCCCGCGCAGGTCAAACAGCGGGAGACTGCCCGCGAGCAGTTGAGACAAAGCTCCATCCGGGCCAGCGACCTCCTCGCGCAACTGGCCAGCAACCTGCCTGATCAAGAAGATGAAAAAGCCCTAGATGCCATCGAAAACCTGCGCCAGGCCATGGAACAGGCCGCAGAACGGGCCGGCAGTCCCGCCTGGGCTGCCAGCTCCCTGGACACATACGCCCAGACCGTCAGCGATGCAGTGCGCAGCCTTGAACAGGCCCTGGCCACTGTGGCGAAGCTGCCGGTAGACAGCACTGCCTTAAGCGATGCGGTGCTTAGGCTGCGCACGCACCTGACACGTCTCAAGGAGACCCAGCTCACCATCGAGACTTCACAGAACCAACTGGAGCAGCAGTTGGATCAATTGCTGGCGCAGAGTGATCTGCTGAGCCAGGACCAAACCCAACGCCGCGACCAGGAAGCCGAACAAGCCCGCAACCGGACCCTGGCCATTACGGGTGCAGCCTTGCTCTTTGGCGCCCTGGCCGCCTGGACCATCGCAGGGCAGATCGTAAAGCCGCTGCGCAGGGCCCTGGCAGTGGCCAATCATATTGCCGATGGCGACCTGAGCCACGATATCCAGACCCGGCGCCGAGATGAACTGGGCCAGTTGCAATGCAGCATGGCGCAAATGACCCTGAACCTGCGGGGGCTGATTGGCAGCATCAGCGACAATGCCCGGCAAATCGCCAGCGCCGCCGAGGAGCTTTCGGCCGTCACCGAGCAAACCCGGACGGGCGTCAATAATCAGCGTGAAGAAACCGAGCAGGTGGCGACCGCCATGAACCAGATGCTCGCCACCGCCCAGGAAGTCGCCCGGCATGCCGAACAGGCCTCGATTGCCGCCAGCCAGGCTAATCAACAGACCGAACTGGGCGACCAGGTGGTGACGGATGCGGTGACGCACATTGAACACCTGGCCCACGAGATGGCGCGCTCCAGCCAGGCGATGCTGGGCCTGCAACGGGAAAGCCAGAAGATCGGCAGTGTGCTGGAGGTGATCAAGTCGGTATCCCAGCAAACCAACCTGCTGGCGCTCAATGCCGCGATCGAGGCCGCACGTGCCGGTGAAGCCGGCCAGGGATTTGCGGTGGTGGCCGACGAAGTGCGCAGCCTTGCCCAGCGTACCCAGCAGTCCGCCGAGGAAATCGAAGAGTTGATTGGCGGGCTGCACAGCGGCACGCAACAGGTCGCCGATATCATGGACAACAGCCGCACCCTGACCGATCGCAGTGTCAGCCTGACCCGCAACGCCGGGGACGCCCTGACGGAAATCGCGCGCACCGTGCTGGTCATCCAGGAAATGAATCCACAGATCGCCGCCGCCGCCGAACAACAAAGTGCGGTGGCCGAGGAAATCAATCGCAGCGTGTTGAAAGTCCGCGATGTATCGGAACAAACCGCCACGGCCAGTGAACAGACGGCGACGGCAAGTATTGAATTGGCGCGATTGGGAACCAATCTTCAGCAGTGCGTGGGCAAGTTCAAGGTATGA